One genomic window of Trichoplusia ni isolate ovarian cell line Hi5 chromosome 20 unlocalized genomic scaffold, tn1 tig00000050_group19, whole genome shotgun sequence includes the following:
- the LOC113506575 gene encoding uncharacterized protein LOC113506575 produces the protein MDITRNSILRINDKKTLQLVQEIKKDDCLWNTTLDDYPNRAKRAKAAERIARALNVPNFEARHVLMKLKNLRNSYCQELKKIGHSIERTGSEDSPENYRPKVQWFAIMDSFMRPHLQSKNVMLVNQRRYEDAAVRVKLECEDSNQSVQEDWSLQHSEAAAPETSYSYDVSCDNDEGSADSQLSKRRRLSQSCDQADNIDTTNNIEQAYPNLSKVQNDVLTGVTHLPRHEDLFDNFGKYIASLLRCLPEDQALRLQPEIVNMIIQVRMKDALKVENSQNLEKIDSSSALDSD, from the exons ATGGACATCACGCGCAACTCTATACTGCGCATCAACGACAAGAAAACACTACAACTTGTACAAGAAATTAAGAAAGACGATTGTCTCTGGAACACCACTCTCGACGACTACCCCAACAGGGCGAAGAGAGCCAAGGCCGCCGAGCGAATAGCAAGAGCACTAAATGTGCCGAATTTTGAAGCCAGACATGTGTTGATGAAACTGAAAAATTTAAGGAACTCCTATTGCCAGGAATTGAAAAAGATAGGACACAGCATTGAGAGGACAGGCTCCGAAGATTCGCCTGAGAATTACAGACCTAAGGTGCAATGGTTCGCTATAATGGACTCGTTCATGCGTCCGCACTTGCAGTCTAAAAACGTCATGCTTGTCAACCAA CGAAGGTATGAAGACGCAGCGGTGAGAGTGAAGCTGGAATGTGAAGACAGCAACCAATCAGTTCAGGAGGACTGGTCGCTGCAGCACAGCGAGGCCGCGGCGCCGGAGACCAGCTACTCGTATGACGTCAGCTGCGACAACGACGAGGGCTCGGCGGACTCGCAGCTGAGCAAGCGGCGCCGGCTGTCCCAGTCCTGCGACCAGGCAGACAACATAGACACCACCAACAACATAGAACAAGCATATCCCAACCTATCCAAAGTCCAGAACGATGTACTCACCGGAGTCACTCACCTACCGAGGCATGAAGACTTGTTCGATAATTTCGGTAAATATATCGCCTCATTGCTGAGGTGTCTGCCAGAAGACCAGGCTCTGAGGCTGCAGCCGGAGATAGTCAACATGATCATCCAGGTCCGGATGAAGGACGCCCTGAAAGTGGAGAACAGTCAGAATCTGGAGAAGATAGACAGCAGCAGCGCACTGGACTCCGATTGA
- the LOC113506573 gene encoding uncharacterized protein LOC113506573 produces the protein MRGAMGETEWTCESTIRLVDEYRQRPELWDSSHEMYRVQTAKYDAWSQMARIFECDIADLRKKLNSVSASYRREKAKIRNGGHSSWFLYNNLSFLPNHLESHRQSTSTSSDAQQSQMEREQTSEDDDDDEDDEDRGEQEVLIKQEPSIETYDMDEDAPRDNRTNDVKQPLKRYRLNRPLVKRKLIKENNSLDSRLLETLRLLRKSDLSRKKDECDSFGEYIAVSLRKHDERTQSMIKQAINNILFEQEMKKYSTGHYTVVLQGVDENPLVLGDQEEK, from the exons ATGAGAGGCGCGATGGGCGAGACGGAGTGGACGTGCGAGTCCACGATCCGGCTCGTGGACGAGTACCGGCAGCGGCCGGAGCTGTGGGACAGCTCGCACGAGATGTACCGCGTGCAGACCGCCAAGTACGACGCCTGGTCGCAGATGGCGCGCATCTTCGAGTGCGACATCGCAGACCTCCGCAAGAAGCTCAACTCCGTGTCCGCCTCGTACCGCCGCGAGAAGGCCAAGATCAGGAACGGAGGACACTCCTCCTGGTTCCTCTATAACAACCTCAGCTTTCTGCCGAACCATCTGGAGTCACACAGACAG AGTACGAGTACATCGAGCGACGCGCAGCAATCACAGATGGAGAGAGAACAGACTTCagaggatgatgatgatgatgaggacgATGAGGACAGAGGAGAGCAGGAGGTGCTCATCAAGCAGGAGCCCAGCATCGAGACGTACGACATGGACGAGGATGCGCCGCGAGACAACAGGACTAACGACGTCAAGCAACCGCTGAAGAGGTACAGACTGAACAGGCCGCTAGTGAAGCGAAAACTAATCAAAGAAAACAACAGCCTCGATAGCAGACTACTAGAAACTCTACGGCTACTTAGAAAATCAGATTTATCAAGGAAGAAGGATGAATGTGACAGCTTTGGGGAATACATAGCGGTGTCCTTGAGAAAACATGATGAGAGGACCCAGAGCATGATCAAACAGGCCATCAATAATATTCTGTTTGAGCAGGAGATGAAGAAATACAGCACGGGGCACTACACGGTGGTGCTGCAGGGGGTCGACGAGAACCCGCTGGTGCTCGGAGACCAGGAGGAGAAGTAA